In Drosophila nasuta strain 15112-1781.00 chromosome 2R, ASM2355853v1, whole genome shotgun sequence, a single genomic region encodes these proteins:
- the LOC132785312 gene encoding calnexin isoform X1 yields the protein MQKFACRGQTALALLIACCLVLGTTTVAGADAEIDDFDDGIVEDVQEESADVAGEELVYESPVIEPRKFHFADHFDDVEASRKQWVHSQAKKDDTAEEIAKYDGIWNWESPQRIVWPKDKGLVLKSKAKHAAISSRLIKQFDFKSKKPLVVQYEVTMQEGQECGGSYIKLLSAGKETDDLTTFNDKTPYTIMFGPDKCGNDVKMHFIFRHVNPINGTITEKHCNKPKNRLEEPFKDKLPHLYQLVVRPDNSFEIRLDHKIINEGSLLTDFKPAVNPPAEIDDPADQKPADWDEREKIPDPSSQKPDDWNDDALPQIPDVTAVMPDGWLEDEPDMIADPTAEKPEDWDTEIDGEWEAPLVDNPACEKAPGCGKWQAPHIPNPEYKGKWRAPMIENPNYQGKWAPRKIANPDFFEDLMPFQMTPISAVGLELWSMSNEILFDNLIITDDVDVARDFAANSFDIKRRYIDKESDSFVNKVLELAKSHPTVWGIGLVAFVALTVIGVYCRFGKPKSQDSAASAAAAQAKKTDEPQPDDENEPAGEEDESEEDSSAQVAGESSSSSPKKNKKSDLDNKEQAKQEENSDEPTQTEESTTKSTRKRTVRKD from the exons ATGCAGAAATTTGCCTGCCGGGGCCAAACGGCGTTGGCTTTACTGATAGCTTGCTGTTTAGTATtaggaacaacaacagtagccGGAGCTGATGCAGAAATTGATGATTTCGACGATGGCATCGTTGAAGATGTGCAG GAGGAGTCTGCTGACGTCGCTGGCGAAGAACTGGTCTACGAAAGTCCCGTCATAGAACCCCGAAAATTCCATTTTGCCGATCATTTCGATGATGTTGAAGCCTCACGCAAACAATGGGTTCACTCGCAGGCCAAGAAGGACGACACAGCCGAGGAGATTGCCAAGTACGATGGCATCTGGAACTGGGAATCCCCACAGCGCATCGTTTGGCCAAAGGATAAGGGACTGGTGCTTAAATCTAAGGCAAAACATGCTGCAATCTCATCGCGTCTAATCAAACAGTTTGACTTCAAGTCGAAGAAACCTTTGGTGGTGCAGTATGAGGTCACCATGCAG GAGGGACAAGAATGCGGTGGCTCGTATATCAAACTGTTGTCGGCGGGCAAGGAAACCGATGATCTGACCACT TTCAATGACAAGACACCCTACACCATCATGTTTGGACCGGACAAGTGTGGCAACGATGTGAAAATGCACTTCATATTCCGTCATGTAAATCCAATTAACGGCACCATAACTGAAAAGCACTGTAACAAACCAAA gAACCGCTTGGAGGAGCCCTTCAAGGATAAGTTGCCGCATTTGTATCAACTGGTCGTGCGTCCTGACAACAGCTTTGAAATTCGTTTGGATCACAAAATCATCAACGAAGGCTCCCTGTTGACTGACTTCAAGCCAGCCGTTAATCCACCAGCTGAAATCGATGATCCAGCGGATCAGAAGCCAGCCGATTGGGATGAGCGTGAGAAGATCCCCGATCCCTCGTCACAGAAACCCGACGATTGGAACGATGATGCCTTGCCACAGATTCCCGATGTTACCGCTGTCATGCCCGACGGTTGGCTAGAGGATGAGCCCGATATGATTGCCGATCCCACAGCCGAGAAACCCGAGGATTGGGATACCGAAATTGATGGCGAATGGGAGGCTCCACTTGTGGATAACCCCGCTTGTGAAAAGGCTCCAGGTTGCGGCAAATGGCAGGCACCGCACATTCCCAATCCAGAGTACAAGGGCAAGTGGCGGGCACCGATGATTGAGAATCCCAACTATCAGGGCAAATGGGCTCCACGCAAGATTGCCAACCCCGATTTCTTTGAGGATCTGATGCCATTCCAAATGACGCCAATT AGCGCTGTTGGTTTAGAGCTGTGGTCGATGTCTAATGAGATCTTGTTCGACAATCTGATTATAACCGATGATGTGGATGTTGCACGTGACTTTGCCGCCAATAGTTTTGACATTAAGCGTCGTTACATTGACAAGGAATCG GACTCATTCGTGAATAAGGTGCTTGAGCTAGCCAAGAGTCATCCCACAGTGTGGGGCATTGGCTTGGTAGCATTTGTTGCGCTGACCGTCATCGGTGTCTACTGTAGATTTGGCAAGCCCAAGTCCCAG GACTCTGCGGCATCTGCAGCCGCTGCGCAGGCTAAGAAAACAGATGAACCACAGCCCGATGATGAGAATGAGCCAGCCGGCGAAGAGGATGAGAGCGAGGAAGATTCATCAGCCCAGGTGGCTGgtgaaagcagcagcagtagccccaaaaagaataaaaagtcTGATTTAGATAATAAAGAGCAAGCGAAGCAGGAAGAGAACAGTGACGAGCCTACACAGACTGAG GAATCCACTACAAAATCCACTCGCAAACGCACGGTGCGCAAGGATTAA
- the LOC132785312 gene encoding calnexin isoform X2, with amino-acid sequence MQKFACRGQTALALLIACCLVLGTTTVAGADAEIDDFDDGIVEDVQEESADVAGEELVYESPVIEPRKFHFADHFDDVEASRKQWVHSQAKKDDTAEEIAKYDGIWNWESPQRIVWPKDKGLVLKSKAKHAAISSRLIKQFDFKSKKPLVVQYEVTMQEGQECGGSYIKLLSAGKETDDLTTFNDKTPYTIMFGPDKCGNDVKMHFIFRHVNPINGTITEKHCNKPKNRLEEPFKDKLPHLYQLVVRPDNSFEIRLDHKIINEGSLLTDFKPAVNPPAEIDDPADQKPADWDEREKIPDPSSQKPDDWNDDALPQIPDVTAVMPDGWLEDEPDMIADPTAEKPEDWDTEIDGEWEAPLVDNPACEKAPGCGKWQAPHIPNPEYKGKWRAPMIENPNYQGKWAPRKIANPDFFEDLMPFQMTPISAVGLELWSMSNEILFDNLIITDDVDVARDFAANSFDIKRRYIDKESKTLWHRMMRHMNYKPGWWALYFLYLLIPASCYVFYLYRRAKEDSAASAAAAQAKKTDEPQPDDENEPAGEEDESEEDSSAQVAGESSSSSPKKNKKSDLDNKEQAKQEENSDEPTQTEESTTKSTRKRTVRKD; translated from the exons ATGCAGAAATTTGCCTGCCGGGGCCAAACGGCGTTGGCTTTACTGATAGCTTGCTGTTTAGTATtaggaacaacaacagtagccGGAGCTGATGCAGAAATTGATGATTTCGACGATGGCATCGTTGAAGATGTGCAG GAGGAGTCTGCTGACGTCGCTGGCGAAGAACTGGTCTACGAAAGTCCCGTCATAGAACCCCGAAAATTCCATTTTGCCGATCATTTCGATGATGTTGAAGCCTCACGCAAACAATGGGTTCACTCGCAGGCCAAGAAGGACGACACAGCCGAGGAGATTGCCAAGTACGATGGCATCTGGAACTGGGAATCCCCACAGCGCATCGTTTGGCCAAAGGATAAGGGACTGGTGCTTAAATCTAAGGCAAAACATGCTGCAATCTCATCGCGTCTAATCAAACAGTTTGACTTCAAGTCGAAGAAACCTTTGGTGGTGCAGTATGAGGTCACCATGCAG GAGGGACAAGAATGCGGTGGCTCGTATATCAAACTGTTGTCGGCGGGCAAGGAAACCGATGATCTGACCACT TTCAATGACAAGACACCCTACACCATCATGTTTGGACCGGACAAGTGTGGCAACGATGTGAAAATGCACTTCATATTCCGTCATGTAAATCCAATTAACGGCACCATAACTGAAAAGCACTGTAACAAACCAAA gAACCGCTTGGAGGAGCCCTTCAAGGATAAGTTGCCGCATTTGTATCAACTGGTCGTGCGTCCTGACAACAGCTTTGAAATTCGTTTGGATCACAAAATCATCAACGAAGGCTCCCTGTTGACTGACTTCAAGCCAGCCGTTAATCCACCAGCTGAAATCGATGATCCAGCGGATCAGAAGCCAGCCGATTGGGATGAGCGTGAGAAGATCCCCGATCCCTCGTCACAGAAACCCGACGATTGGAACGATGATGCCTTGCCACAGATTCCCGATGTTACCGCTGTCATGCCCGACGGTTGGCTAGAGGATGAGCCCGATATGATTGCCGATCCCACAGCCGAGAAACCCGAGGATTGGGATACCGAAATTGATGGCGAATGGGAGGCTCCACTTGTGGATAACCCCGCTTGTGAAAAGGCTCCAGGTTGCGGCAAATGGCAGGCACCGCACATTCCCAATCCAGAGTACAAGGGCAAGTGGCGGGCACCGATGATTGAGAATCCCAACTATCAGGGCAAATGGGCTCCACGCAAGATTGCCAACCCCGATTTCTTTGAGGATCTGATGCCATTCCAAATGACGCCAATT AGCGCTGTTGGTTTAGAGCTGTGGTCGATGTCTAATGAGATCTTGTTCGACAATCTGATTATAACCGATGATGTGGATGTTGCACGTGACTTTGCCGCCAATAGTTTTGACATTAAGCGTCGTTACATTGACAAGGAATCG AAAACGCTGTGGCATCGAATGATGCGCCACATGAACTACAAGCCCGGCTGGTGGGCCTTATATTTCCTCTACTTGCTGATCCCCGCCAGCTGCTACGTGTTTTATTTGTATCGACGTGCCAAAGAG GACTCTGCGGCATCTGCAGCCGCTGCGCAGGCTAAGAAAACAGATGAACCACAGCCCGATGATGAGAATGAGCCAGCCGGCGAAGAGGATGAGAGCGAGGAAGATTCATCAGCCCAGGTGGCTGgtgaaagcagcagcagtagccccaaaaagaataaaaagtcTGATTTAGATAATAAAGAGCAAGCGAAGCAGGAAGAGAACAGTGACGAGCCTACACAGACTGAG GAATCCACTACAAAATCCACTCGCAAACGCACGGTGCGCAAGGATTAA